One window from the genome of Oryza glaberrima chromosome 3, OglaRS2, whole genome shotgun sequence encodes:
- the LOC127768124 gene encoding indole-3-glycerol phosphate lyase, chloroplastic-like produces MAFTTMKASPMSASSSSAPVLRRCVAPPARVAAARRLAAAAASVALEASPVPAAAAAAVERRMSVSQTMSKLKEKGKTAFIPYITAGDPDMGTTAEALRLLDACGADVIELGVPFSDPYADGPVIQASASRALAAGATPEAVLSMLKEVTPELSCPVVLLSYLGPILRRGAANFTAAAKEAGVQGLIVPDLPYVDTCTFRSEAIKSNLELVLLTTPGTPGERMKIITEASGGFVYLVSVNGVTGPRPKVNTRVEHLLQDIKLVTDKAVCVGFGISTPDHVRQIAGWGADGVIIGSAMVRQLGEAASPKQGLKRLEEYARRMKDALP; encoded by the exons ATGGCTTTCACGACGATGAAGGCGTCGCCGATgtcggcttcctcctcctcggctccggTGTTGCGCCGGtgcgtcgcgccgccggcgagggttgccgccgcccggaggctcgccgccgcggcagcctcGGTCGCTCTGGAGGCTTCGcccgtgcccgccgccgccgccgccgccgttgagcGGCGCATGTCGGTGTCGCAGACCATGTCCAAGCTCAAGGAGAAGGGCAAG ACGGCGTTCATCCCGTACATCACCGCCGGCGACCCGGACATGgggacgacggcggaggcgctgcGGCTGCTCGACGCCTGCGGCGCCGACGTCATCGAGCTCGGCGTGCCCTTCTCCGACCCCTATGCCGACGGCCCCGTCATCCAGGCCTCCGCGTCGcgggcgctcgccgccggcgccacgccGGAGGCCGTCTTGTCGATGCTCAAGGAGGTGACGCCGGAGCTGTCCTGCCCGGTGGTGCTCCTCTCCTACCTCGGCCCCATCCTCCGGCGAGGTGCCGCCAACTTCACCGCCGCAGCCAAAGAAGCTGGTGTGCAAG GCCTTATAGTTCCTGATCTTCCTTATGTGGACACATGTACTTTCAGGAGTGAAGCCATTAAGAGCAACCTAGAGCTG GTGCTGCTAACAACACCAGGTACACCGGGAGAGAGGATGAAGATAATCACAGAAGCTTCAGGAGGATTTGTTTACCTT GTTAGTGTCAATGGAGTTACGGGTCCCCGTCCAAAAGTAAACACACGCGTTGAGCATCTCCTTCAGGACATCAAGCTGGTCACTGACAAAGCTGTGTGTGTTGGCTTTGGCATATCAACCCCTGACCATGTTAGGCAG ATAGCAGGGTGGGGTGCAGATGGAGTGATCATTGGGAGTGCAATGGTGAGGCAGCTAGGTGAAGCAGCTTCTCCCAAACAAGGGCTCAAAAGGCTGGAGGAGTATGCTAGGAGAATGAAGGATGCACTGccataa